The Mycolicibacterium aichiense region ACTGTCCACCGTCGCTGGGTGTGCTCACCCTCAACGGGCTGACCGCGGCCGACGAGGTGATCGTGCCGCTGCAGTGCGAGACGCTGGCACATCGCGGGGTGGGGCAGTTCCTGCGGACCGTCGACGATGTACAGCAGATCACCAATCCGAACCTGAAGATGTTGGGTGCGTTGCCCACGCTGTACGACTCGCGCACCACGCACAGTCGCGACGTGCTGCTCGATGTCGCCGACCGCTACGACCTGCCGGTGCTGGCGCCGCCGATCCCGCGCACGGTCCGCTTCGCCGAGGCAAGCGCGTCCGGTTCATCGGTGCTGGCGGGCCGAAAGAGCAAGGGCGGCATGGCATATCGTGATCTGGCGGCCGCGCTGCTGAAGTATTGGAAGTCCGGCAAAGCGCTGCCGACCTTCACTCCTGAGGTTTAGGGCTTCGGCCCGAACACGGCCAGCACGCCACCGCGCTGCTCGATCACCGACGAGCCGGTGACGGCGGGCACCACCGGTCCCGTGCCGGCCGGGTGGGTGACGGCGATGATCCGCTCGCTGGCGCCGCTGCCCGGGTCGTACACCCCGATGCCGTTGGTCAGCGGGATGAGCAGCCGGCCCGCCATCATCGTCCCCGGGCCCAGCGGGGCCACCGCAGCCGATGCCTCGATGGTGTAGCGATAGGACAGCCGCGCGTCGAACACTTCCACGCTGTCGCCGGTCCACCAGGTGTACAAATCGCCGGCGCGGGTGACGGCCTGGGCCGGATTGGCAAGCACCGGAGCCTTTTTCAACAACGTGCTGGCGATCTTGGTGCCGGTGTCGTCGTACACGGCGATCTGGGGTTGCGGGGACGGCAGGTACACCGCGGTGGTGGTGCCCGACACCGCAAGCACGCGGGCCTCGGAATCGGCGCCGACGCCGGGCAGCGGCACGTTCTTGGTGTCGGGCTCGTCTTCTTCCTTCGCCGGCTTGAGCAGTGTCAGGCGCAGGTCCTTCTGGTCGCGGCAGGCTTCCATCACCGACACGGCCTCGTCACTGGCCGCCGCCGACATCAGGGTGCAGCCGGCACCGATGCCCTGGTTGACCGGTTTGACCCGGGCATCGATCTCGCCGTAGGACAGCATGCGCACCAGATCCGAGCGCCACAGTTCCAGCCGGGTGGCACCGGCGGACAGCACGGCGCTGCCGTTGGAGCTCAGCACCACCTGCTTGTCGGCGTAGGCGGTGCGGGTCGGCCCGCGGCGGCCCGTGCCACCGTTGATGCTGCTGACCTGTCCGCAGCCACGCGCATCCGGATACACCGCGACGGCGAGGTCGTAGACGTAGGACACCCCGCACAGGTTCGTATCACGGGCGAACGTCCACCGGATCTGACCGCTCTGCGGGTCATGCCCGTCGACGGTCCGCCCGTCGCCGGTCACCACGGTGCCGCCGACGACGATCGGGCTCAGCGTGCGTGGGCTGCTCGCGGTCCACAACTGCTGCAGCGTGTCGGGAACGACCCGCGCCGGGACCGGGTTGGGCGCCGGTGAGCTGGCGGGCCGGCTGACCGTGGCCCGCGCAGAGCTGTTCCACCAAAACAGCGTGGCGATGACGGCCACGACAAGCGCGATCGTCGCCGCGGCGACGAGATCGCCCTTGGTGCGGCGCTCGGGTCTGACCATCTAGGCGACGATAGCGGTCGTCAGCCTGCGGTTGCGGGGGCCTCGGCGGCGTTGCGCGGACGACGCCGGCGACGGCGCTTGCGGGCCGGGCTGTCGTCGCCGCCCTCGGCCGGCTTGTCGCCGTCTGCGGGGGCGTCGGCCTGCGTGGCCGCGTGTCCAGTGGCTCCCTCGCCGCCGCGGGTGCGCCGGCGAGAGCGGTTGCGGCTGGGCCGTTGCCGGTCGGAGTCGGCGGAACTGATCCGGGTACCGTCCTGCGCTTTCGCGCCCTGCGACTTGGCGCCCTGCGACTTACGCGCAGCGCCGACCGTGCCGCCGGCATCGGTGGGGATGTTCAGTTCTTCGTAGAGATGCGGAGAGTTGGAATAGGTCTCCGAGGGGTCCGGGCAGTCCAGCTTGAGGGCCTTGTCGATCATCGACCAGCGCTCCAGCTCATCCCAGTCCACCAGGGTGATGGCGATGCCGGTCTTGCCGGCCCGGCCGGTGCGCCCGATGCGGTGCACGTAGGCCTGCTCGTCCTCGGGAATCTGGTAGTTGATCACGTGCGTGATGTCGTCGATATCGATGCCGCGCGCTGCGACATCGGTAGCGACCAGCACGTCGATGTCGCCGCTGCGGAACGACTTGAGCGCCTTCTCGCGGGCGATCTGGCCCAGGTCGCCGTGTACGGCGCCGACCTTGAACCCGCGCTCGGCCAGCTCGTCGGACACCTTCTGTGCGGTCCGCTTGGTGCGGGTGAAGATCATCGTCGCGCCGCGGCCCTGCGCCTGCAGGATGCGGCTGACCATCTCGACCTTGTCCAGCGCGTGGGCGCGGTAGACGAACTGTTCGGTGGTGTCGTGAGTCGCGGCACCCTGCACACCCTCGGCGCGGATGTGGGTGGGCTGGTTCATGAACGTGCGAGCCAGCGTGATGATCGGGTCCGGCATGGTCGCCGAGAACAGCATGGCCTGCCGCTCGGTCGGGATCTGCTTGAGGATCCGCTCGATGTCCGGCAGGAAGCCCAGGTCCAGCATTTCGTCGGCCTCGTCGAGGACCAGGACCGACAGACCGCCGAGCTGCAGGTGGCCCTGCTGGGCGAGGTCGAGCAACCGGCCCGGGGTGCCGACGACGACGTCGACGCCCTTCTGGAGCGCCTCGATCTGCGGTTCGTACGGGCGGCCGCCGTAGATGGCGGTGACGGTCAGCTTCCGCGACTCATCCGCCTTCAGGTACTTCGATGCGGCGACGAGGTCGCCGTGGACCTGCAGACACAGCTCCCGGGTCGGCACCACGACCAGCGCGCGCGGGGTACCGGTCAGCGGCCGGGTGGTGTCGGTGGTGATGCGGTGCAGCAGCGGCACGCCGAAGGCGAGGGTCTTGCCCATGCCGGTGCGGGCCTGGCCGATCAGATCGTCGCCCGCCAAGGCCATCGGCAGGGTCTGCTCCTGGATGGCGAAGGCGAATTCCTTGCCTTCTTCGGACAGTGCCCGGACGATCTCGTCACGGACTCCGAGCTGGGCGAATGAGATTTGGGGATGAATTGTCAGTGGGGTCATGTGGTGGCGTAGCGCCTTCCGTAGTCGGTCCTCGAATGCGATGTCACGCGCGCACGAGTTCTGACTTCGACAATGGAGTCGGTGCCATCGATTCGATGCCCCGATTCGCCGGGCCCTGCACTGAGGGAGCGGGCCCACTGCATGCACGCACATTTCCTTGACCACGCCTCACGGCGTTCGTCAGACCCCATCATAGCTGGTCGCGCTCTCCGGCACTGATCGACGCTGCGGCCGGGACTACAGTGACGGCCATGACGGCCCCCCAGCCCGCCTCGGAATCACCGGCGCGGATCACCGCCGACCACCCCGGCGTCAACGAGTTGTTCGCGCTGCTGGCTTACGGCGAGGTCGCCGCCTTCTATCGGCTCACCGAGGAGGCCCGGATGGCTCCGGACCTGCGCGGCCGAATCAACATGGCGAGCATGGCCGCCGCCGAGATGGCCCACTACGAGATGCTGCGCGAGGCGCTGGAGGCGCGCGGTGTCGACGTCGTCCCGGCAATGACGCGGTATGCCTCGGCGCTGGAGAACTACCACCGGCTGACGACGCCGAGCACCTGGCTCGAGGCGCTGGTCAAGACGTATGTCGGTGACGCGATGGCAGCGGATTTCTACCTCGAGATCGCCGACGTGCTGCCCGACGAGGTGGCCGCGGTGGTGCGCGGGGTTCTCTCCGAGACCGGGCACTCGCAGTTCGTGGTTGCCGAAGTCCGCAAGGCCGTGACCAGCAGCGGACGCCAGCGCAGCCGGTTGGCGTTGTGGTCGCGCCGACTGCTCGGGGAAGCAATCACCCAGGCGCAGTATGTGCTGGCCGAGCGCGACGAACTGGTCGACCTGGTGCTGGCCGGTCCGGGTGGTCTCGGGCAGGTCGCCGATTTCTTCGACCGGCTGCAGCGCACGCATGCCGAGCGGATGGGCGAGCTCGGCCTGACCTAACGGTTACAGGTCGCCGAGATGGTGTTGTCGGTCGCGGCGGCCACGGTCGCCCCGCGCGCGTCGGTGATCCAGCAGTTCAGCTGACTTCCGTTGCTGCTGGCGGTCACGTAGTTGACGGGCACGGTCGGGACGACGGTCAGCCGCCAGGGGAGTGAGACGTTCTCCACGGTCCGCAGGGCGCCCACCTCGTCGGCGTAGGTGATCGTCACCGGATCGTCGGGCCGCTGATTGCCCGCCACGGTGTAGACGATCTCGGCGGGATCGACCATCGCCTGGGCCATCGGCGCGGCGGCCGGGCTGGGCGGCGTGACCATGACGGGCGTCTCCACCGGCAAGCCGGGAACGGTGACGGTGACCGGCGCCGGTGCCGGCGTCGAGGTCCGGGGACCGGGAATGGCCACCACGGTGCGGGTGGGGGTGGTGCTCGAATCCGCGATCGTGCTGGCGGCGTCCCCGGTCCGCACCACGAACGTCGTCGCGGTGGCGGCGACCAGGACGCCGCCGACGGTCAGCGCCACGCGGGGCCACTGAACCAGCCGCTGCCGGCGCTTGTTGTCGCTCACGGGAAAAGGTTATGGACGCACGCGCGTCGCCACGGCGCGGCGCGCCTGTCCGTTGCCATGCTGTTATCGCAGCTTGACGCCCTATTCGCTAACCGCGAACGGCTGGCCGCGACCGCGGAACGTCTTTGTTTCGGGGCGTCCACTAGCCTTCCTGGGGTAGATGCGCACACGACGCAGACGAGAGAGAAGGGGCCAGCGTGGAGGTCAAGATCGGTGTCACGGACAGTCCGCGTGAGCTCGTGTTCGCCAGCTCCCAGACGCCCGCTGAGGTCGAAGAGCTGGTGACCTCGGCGTTCGCCAAGGACGGCCCGGATGTTCTGAGCCTGAGCGACGACAAGGGCCGCCGCTTCCTGGTGCAGACCGCCAAGATCAGCTATGTCGAGATCGGTGTCGCCGACGTACGGCGGGTCGGATTCGGGATCGGTGCCGGCGGTGCAGCCGGCGCGTAGCCGCTAGGAACGCGTCAGCGGGACGTGTGACAGTCCGCCCCAGGCGAACTGCACCGTCCCGTCGACCGCGGTCTCCTTGGAGACCGGGCGGTCGGCATCCAGCCAGTACCGGGCGCAGTCGACGCTGATCGCCACCAGGCCCACCGCGATCATCCGGGCGCGATGCGGATCCAGCCCGGAGTCGCGGCTGATCAAGTCGAACACCGCGTCGGTGCAGGCTTCGGTGGCCACCTTGACCTGCGAGGCGACCTGCGGCTCGGTGACGTAGTCGTTCTCGAAGATCAGCCGGTAGCCCTGGCCGTCGTGCTCGATGAAATCGAAGAAGGCCTGTACCGCGGCGCGCAGTCGCTGGCGGTTGTCGGTGGTGGTCCGCAGGGCCTGCCGGACCCCGGACACCAGGTTCTCGACGTGCCGGTTCAGGACGGCCAGATAGAGCTCGAGTTTGCTCGAAAAATGTTGGTACAGAACGGGTTTGCTGACACCTGCGCGGTCGGCGATCTCGTCCATTCCGGCGGCGTGGTAGCCGCGGTCGACGAAGACCTCGCTGGCGGCGATCAGTAGCTGGCCACGCCGCTCGTCGCGCGGCAGGCGGCTTCCGCGCCGCGGGGCGCTGGCGGCGGGACGGTCGCCACTGGCTGTTCGAGCGGACTTCCGCTCGGCCGTGTCGGCGAGTTCGCTCATCGAGTCCTCAATCTGGTTCTGTGGCCGGTCGCCATGCCCCCGCGCTGCCGGCCCGTCGGGTCGACATTACTACCCGGCTGGGGTTACTCGCCCGTAGCTGCGTCCGGCGGGCACGGGCGCGCCGGAACTCCCGTGTTCGGCTGTTGTGCCATCCTGGGTCGGTGACCTACGACCCGGGGCACCGCGGCGGCGGTCGTGTGCCGGTGCTGCGCGACGAGTGGCGGGAGCCGCTGCGCGCGTTGCGCGACCCGTTGGCGGGGGAATCGGGCCGGGCCAGATCCAACCGGGATCAGCACCGCCAATGGCGTAAGCAGAGCTGGTTGGGCCGGTTCATCTCCGCCTACGGCTGGCGCGCGTATGCACTGCCGGTTCTGGTGGTGGTCACCGGAGTCGTGCTCTATCAAACGATCACCGGCACCGCGGCGCCCGCGGTGCACACCACCGCCCAGGGGCCGGTGCAAGGCCCGCCGACGATCGGGTCGAGCGGAACGGCGATCATCGGCGCGCCACCGCGCGGGCTCACCGAGTTCGACGCCAACCTGCCGACCGGGATCCTGCCGGAGGGTGGGGCATTCACCGAGGCCGGTGCCAAGACCTGGCACATTGTCCCGGGCACAACGCCGAAGGTCGGTGACGGAACCGCCAAGACATTCACCTACACCGTGGAGGTCGAAGACGGCGTCGACACCGCGTCGTTCGGCGGTGACGAAGGATTCGCCCGGATGGTCACCGAGACCCTCGGCAATCCCAAGAGCTGGATTCACAATCCGCAGTTCGCTTTTCAGCGCGTCGACGCCCCCGACGTCAAGCCCGACTTCCGGGTGTCGCTGACGTCGCCGATGACGGTGCGGGAAGGCTGCGGCTACGAAATCCCGCTGGAGTCGTCCTGCTACAACCCGGCTTACGGGCCTGACGCGCAGCCCCGGGTCTTCATCAACGAGTCGCGGTGGGTGCGCGGCGCGGTGCCGTTCCAGGGCGACATCGGCTCCTACCGGCAATACCTGATCAACCATGAGGTCGGCCACGCGATCGGCTACCAACACCACGAGCCCTGCTCCGACAGTGGGGGCCTGGCGCCGGTGATGATGCAGCAGACCTTCTCGACCTCCGACGACGACGCGTCGCGCTTCGACCCGGAGTACGTCAAGGCCGACGGCAAGACCTGCCGGTTCAACCCCTGGCCGTATCCGATCGCATAGTCGGGAAGCCTCCACCGCTGTTTGCCGTTGCTCTGGCCAGCTGTTGAGATGGATGGTGAACGTCGGTCGGGCGTAAGCCAAACCGAGCCGATCCTAGGAGTGCCGGTGTCCTCGTTGCCGCCGCTGGTCGAGCCAGCCGCCGAGCTCACTCGCGACGAGGTCGCGCGGTACAGCCGACACCTGATCATCCCCGATCTCGGTGTCGACGGTCAGAAGCGCTTGAAGAACGCCAAGGTGCTGGTGATCGGCGCGGGCGGGCTGGGATCGCCGACGCTGCTATATCTGGCGGCCGCCGGTGTCGGCACGATCGGCATCGTCGAGTTCGACGTGGTCGATGAGTCCAACTTGCAGCGCCAGATCATCCACGGCCAGTCCGATATCGGCCGCTCCAAAGCCGAGAGCGCGCGCGAGTCCATCCTCGAGGTCAACCCGCTGGTGACCGTCCGCCTGCACGAACAGCGGCTGGCCCCCGACAACGCGGTGCAGCTGTTCGAGCAGTACGACCTGATCCTCGACGGCACCGACAACTTCGCCACCCGCTATCTGGTGAACGACGCCTCGGTGCTGGCGCACAAGCCGTACGTGTGGGGTTCGATCTACCGCTTCGAGGGCCAGGTCTCGGTGTTCTGGGAGGACGCCCCGTCCGACGAGGCCGGCAACGAGCGCGGCCTGAACTACCGCGACCTCTATCCCGAGCCGCCACCGCCGGGCCTGGTGCCGTCGTGCGCCGAGGGCGGCGTCCTGGGCATCCTGTGCGCGTCGATCGCCTCGATCATGGGCACCGAGGCCATCAAGCTCATCACCGGCATCGGGGAGACCCTGCTGGGCCGGCTGATGATGTACGACGCGCTGGCCATGACGTATCGCACGATCGCCATCCGCAAGGATCCGGAGACTCCGAAGATCACCGAACTGATCGACTACGAATCGTTCTGCGGCGTGGTGTCCGACGCCGCGGTCGATGCCGCGCAGGGTTCCGCCGTCACCCCCCTCGAACTCCGTGAGTTGCTCGATTCCGGAAAGAACCTGGCGTTGATCGACGTCCGCGAGCCGGTCGAGTGGGAGATCAATCACATCACCGGCGCCGAGCTCATCCCGAAGTCGGCGATCGAGTCCGGCGAGGGCCTGTCGAGGTTGCCACACGACCGCACACCGGTGCTGTACTGCAAGACCGGGGTTCGCTCCGCAGAGGTGCTGGCGGTGGTGAAGAAAGCCGGTTTCGCCGATGCGATGCACCTGCAGGGCGGCATCGTGGCATGGGCGAAGCAAATCGATCCCGACATGGTGCTCTACTGACGACTACTTTGCGTTGCGACAATTTAGGCTGTCGGGGTGGCTGACGGGGTGAGTGACGAGCGCCCGCCTGAGCATGTACTGGCCGCGTTCGGTCTCAAGGGCCACGATCCCGAACCGCTGGGCGCGGGCTGGGAAGGCGGCTTCAAGTGCGGCGAGGTGGTGTTGTCGGTGATCGCCGACCATGCCAGGGCCGCCTGGTCGGCGAAAGCACGCGAGACGCTGTTCGTCGACGGGGTCCGGCTGGCGCGGCCGGTGCGGTCGACCGACGGACGCTACGTGGTCTCGGGTTGGCGGGCGGACACATTCGTCGCCGGTAGCCCCGAGCCCCGCCACGACGAGGTCGTCTCGGCCGGGGTGCGGCTGCACGAGGCCACCGCCAAACTCGAACGGCCGAGATTCCTGACCCAGGCGCCGGTGGCTCCGTGGAGTGACGTCGACGTGTTCATCGCAGCCGACCGGGCTGCGTGGGAGGAACGCCCGCTGCATTCGCTGCCGCCCGGCGCGCTGGTGGCGCCCGGGTCCGCGGACGGCGAGCGGTCGGTGGAGTTGATCAATCAGCTGGCCGTGTTGCGTAAGCCCACCAAGAGTCCCAACCAATTGGTGCACGGTGACCTGTACGGCACCGTGTTGTTCGCCGGAACGGCGGCACCGGGCATCACCGACATCACCCCGTACTGGCGGCCGGCGTCGTGGGCGGCCGGAGTGGTCGTGGTCGACGCACTGGCCTGGGGTGAGGCCGACGACGGTCTGATCGAGCGGTGGGACGCGTTGCCGGAGTGGCCGCAGATGTTGTTGCGCGCGTTGATGTTCCGGCTCGCCGTGCATGCACTGCATCCACGCTCGACGGCGGCCGCGTTCCCCGGGTTGGCCCGTACGGCCGCGTTGATCCGGTTGGTGCTCTAAGTGAGTCTGACGTCTCTATCAGCGCCGGCCGGTCCGCGCAGACATAGCTCTGTTCCGCAACGTGATATCACCGGTGATATCGAACTCCGGACGAGCCAGGTGTAACCCCAGAGGGTCTGGTGCTCTAGAACTCGTGGCGGGCGTGGGCCAGATTCACCCGGCCGTCGTCGGCCAGCACACCCTCGGCCCGCAGCAGCTCGAGTTGGCGGGTCACCAAATGTGCGGCCGGGCGACCGGACGCGGTGATCACCCGATGCCACGGCAGGTCCGAGGAGTCGGTACGCATGATCCAGCCGACGATGCGCGGGCTGGAAAGCTGTGCCGCCGAGGCGATGTCACCGTAGGTGGCGACCCGGCCGGCCGGGATGGACGCGACCAGCTCACGCACCCGCTCGACGTGAGCATCGGTGATCGGGGCCATCGCTACGGCTCCAGCAGATCCCGGATGACCTTCGCGGTCTCCTCAGGTTTGGCGTGCGGCACCATGTGCTGGCAATCGAAGTCGACGAGGGTGAAATCGTCGCCGAGCCGGTCGGACAGTGCGTCGAGCAATTCGGCGCTGACGTAGGGCGGATCCGTCCACTGCGCGCGGACCAGCGTCGTCGGAGTCCCGGTGCGCGGCAGCGCGATATCGCGGGCGAGCTCACTCCAATACGACATCATCGCGGGCACACAGATTCGCCAGCCGACGCGGCCATTCGGCAGTGCGACGAGGTGCTCGTCGAGGTCCTCGTCGAGTTCGGCCGGGTCCACGTCGGCCCATGAGCCGCTGAACTTCTCGGTGCGGGCCTCGTCGCGGTCGGGGTAGTCCGGGGACGACAACATCGAGTCGGCGATCTCGCGCATCCACTGGCCGTCCAGGCCGATCGCGGGATCCAGCAGCACCAACCCGGACACCAGGTCCGGGTATGCCGCCGCGAGATTCAACGCGATCGCACCGCCGAAGGAGTGGCCGACCACCAGCACCGGGCCGTCGGCGTCGTTGTGCACCAGGTTCGCCAGCGCCGCGACATTGGCGTCGATGGTCCACGGGGCCGACCACGACGACCGGCCATGCCCGATCAGATCGGGTGCGGCCATGGCGTATTCCGGAAGGTGGTTCTCCGAGAGCGCTCGCCAGCGCCGGCCGTGGCCGGTCAGACCGTGGATGGCCAGGATCCGGATCGGGCCGGGCGGTCCGAAGCGGTGCACGTGAAGATCGTGGGTCACGCACCTCATGCTGCCACTTGGCAAAACTTGTCGGTGGTGCGTGGTGACATTCTCCGCATGACCACCGCACTGCTGGCCCGGGCGACCGAACCTGCCGATGTGCTGCGCCCGGATTTGCGTGGCACGGTTCGTATCGTCGGCGGTCCGGGCACCGGTAAGACCAGCCTGCTGGTGGCAGCGGCCGCGGCACACATCACGGCCGGCACCGAGCCGGAATCTGTTCTGCTGCTGACGGGTTCGGGCCGATTGGCGGCCGCTACCCGCAGCGCGCTGACCGCCCGCCTGCTCGCGGCCCGGTCCGCCGAGCCGTGCCGCGCGGTGGTGCGGGAGCCACTGGTCCGGTCGGTGCACAGTTACGCCTTCGCGGTCCTGCGGCAGGCCGCTGCCCGCGCCGGTGACCCGCCTCCGCGGCTGGTCACCGGGGCTGAGCAGGACGGCATCATCCGCGAATTGCTGGCCGGTGATCTCGAGGATGGCGACGTGTCGGCGTCGCGGTGGCCGCAGGTCCTTCGCCCCGCGCTGACCACCGGCGGATTTGCCAACGAGCTTCGGGATCTGTTGGCCCGCTGCGCCGAGCGCGGTGTGGATCCGCAGCACTTGCAGCGACTCGGCCGATTGTCCGGGCGGCCAGAGTGGGCGGCGGCGGGTCGCTTCGCCCAGCAGTACGAACAGGTGATGCTGCTGCGTGCGGCTGTGGGCACAGCCGCACCGCAGGCCACGGTGCCTGCGCTCGGCGCGGCGGAACTGGTCGGGGCGGCCTTGGAGGCGTTGGCATCCGATCCGGAACTCCTGGCGGCCGAGCGGTCCCGAATTCGCTTGCTGCTCATCGACGATGCCCAGCACCTCGACCCGCAGGCCGCGCGGCTGGTTCGGGTGTTGGCGGCAGGCGCGGAGCTGACTCTGCTTGCCGGGGACCCGAATCAGGCGGTCTTCGGCTTCAGAGGTGCCGATCCGGCCGTGCTGACGGCGGCCGACACCCCGGTGGTCGAACTCGGCCGTTCGCACCGGTGCTCGCCCGCGGTGGCCCGCGCGATCAGCGGGATCGCCGCCGGGCTGCCGGGCAACAGTGCGTGGCGCGTGCTGGACGGCAACGCCAGCCAGGCCGGTGACGACGGATCGGTGAGCGTGCGCATCGCCGGTTCGGCGCACGCCGAGGCGGCACTGATCGCCGATACGCTCCGCCACGCGCATCTGGTCGACGGGGTGCCGTGGTCGCAGCTCGCCGTCATCGTCCGGTCGCCGTCGGCGGCCGCGGCGCTGCCGCGTGCGCTGGCCGGTGCCGGTGTTCCGGTCGATGCGGCGCAGCTGGCCGGACCCGTCGCCGAACAGCCTGCGGCACAAGCACTGCTGGGTGTGCTGGCGGCGACCGCGGACGGTCTGACCGGCGAGCAGGCGGTGGCACTGCTGACCGGCCCGATCGGCCGGGTGGACCCGGTGACTCTGCGCCAGTTGCGCCGGGCGCTGCGCCGCGGCGGCGACGGCGACTTCGGCGAGCAACTGGTCGCGGCACTCACCAGCGGCCCGGTAGATCTGCCGGCAACGCTGGCCCGCCCGGTGAACCGGGTGCGTGCGGTGCTGGCGGCGGCGGCCCGCGGACATCGCGGTCACCGCGACCCGCGCTACACCCTGTGGCAGGCGTGGGAGCGCAGCGGGTTGCAGCGCCGCTGGCTGTCAGCGGCCGAGCGCGGCGGAACCGACGGTGCGCTTGCCGAGCGCAACCTGCATGCGATCACCGCATTGTTCGACATCGCCGACGACTACGTCACCCGCACCACCGGGGCGTCGCTGCGTGGGCTCGTGGATCATGTTGCGGGCCTGCAGCTTCCGCCGGTCAGCGTCGACGGGCGTACGGGTTCGGAGACGGTCGCGGTGTTGAGTCCGCATGCGGCGCTGGATCGTGACTGGGACCTCGTGGTGATCGCCGGAGTGCAGGACGGCCTGTGGCCCAACACCACACCCCGCGGAGGCGTACTGGGCACGCAGCGGCTCCTGGATGTCCTCGACGGCCTCGGAGACGACGTGTCGGCGCGGGCCCCACTGCTGGCCGAGGAGCGCAGGCTGCTCATCGCCGCGATGGGCCGCGCCCGGCGGGGGCTGCTGATCACCGCCGTCGACAGTGATGCCGGTGACGATGCGGCGCTACCCTCGCCGTTCGTCGCCGAGCTTGAAGCCTACGTATCCGCCGATGACGTTCGGCCCGCCCAACCGGTCGTCGCCCCGCCGGTGCTGGCGCCGGCAGCCGTCGTCGGCCGGCTGCGGGCGGTGGTGTGCGCGCCCGCGGGCACGGTCACCGACGGTGAACGTGCCACCGCCGCACAGCAATTGGCACGGCTGGCCGCAGACGGTGTCGCCGGTGCGGACCCGGCGCAGTGGTACGGCATGACGCCGGTCAGCACTGTGGAACCGCTGTGGAGCGGTGATCAGCACACCGTCGCCCTGAGCCCCTCGATCGTGCAGACGCTGACCGACTGCCCGCTGCGCTGGCTGGCCGAACGGCACGGCGGCGTCGAACGCCGTGACCTGCGTTCGACCTTGGGGTCGGTGGTGCACGCCTTGATCGCCGACTCGGCGACCAGCGCGGAGCAGCTCGTGGTGGAGCTGGAAAAGCTCTGGAAAACAATCCCCTTCGACTCGACGTGGTACGCCGACAACGAGCTGGATCGGCACCGGGCCATGCTCGAGGCATTCGTGGCGTGGCGTTCGGCGACCCGCCACGAGCTGACCGAGATCGGCACCGAGGTCGCCGTCGACGGTGTGATCGCCGAGCCCGGCGAAGGTCAACCGGGGGTGCGGGTGCGCGGGCGGGTGGACCGGCTCGAGCGCGATGCGGAGGGCCGGCTGGTG contains the following coding sequences:
- a CDS encoding ParA family protein, which translates into the protein MVGVTRVLAVANQKGGVAKTTTVASLGAAFTDAGKRVLLVDLDPQGCLTFSLGTDPDKLPVSVHEVLLGDVEPNAALVETAEGMTLLPANIDLAGAEAMLLMRAGREYALKRALDKLDQFDVVIIDCPPSLGVLTLNGLTAADEVIVPLQCETLAHRGVGQFLRTVDDVQQITNPNLKMLGALPTLYDSRTTHSRDVLLDVADRYDLPVLAPPIPRTVRFAEASASGSSVLAGRKSKGGMAYRDLAAALLKYWKSGKALPTFTPEV
- a CDS encoding DEAD/DEAH box helicase; the protein is MTPLTIHPQISFAQLGVRDEIVRALSEEGKEFAFAIQEQTLPMALAGDDLIGQARTGMGKTLAFGVPLLHRITTDTTRPLTGTPRALVVVPTRELCLQVHGDLVAASKYLKADESRKLTVTAIYGGRPYEPQIEALQKGVDVVVGTPGRLLDLAQQGHLQLGGLSVLVLDEADEMLDLGFLPDIERILKQIPTERQAMLFSATMPDPIITLARTFMNQPTHIRAEGVQGAATHDTTEQFVYRAHALDKVEMVSRILQAQGRGATMIFTRTKRTAQKVSDELAERGFKVGAVHGDLGQIAREKALKSFRSGDIDVLVATDVAARGIDIDDITHVINYQIPEDEQAYVHRIGRTGRAGKTGIAITLVDWDELERWSMIDKALKLDCPDPSETYSNSPHLYEELNIPTDAGGTVGAARKSQGAKSQGAKAQDGTRISSADSDRQRPSRNRSRRRTRGGEGATGHAATQADAPADGDKPAEGGDDSPARKRRRRRRPRNAAEAPATAG
- a CDS encoding ferritin-like fold-containing protein translates to MTAPQPASESPARITADHPGVNELFALLAYGEVAAFYRLTEEARMAPDLRGRINMASMAAAEMAHYEMLREALEARGVDVVPAMTRYASALENYHRLTTPSTWLEALVKTYVGDAMAADFYLEIADVLPDEVAAVVRGVLSETGHSQFVVAEVRKAVTSSGRQRSRLALWSRRLLGEAITQAQYVLAERDELVDLVLAGPGGLGQVADFFDRLQRTHAERMGELGLT
- a CDS encoding MmpS family transport accessory protein, coding for MSDNKRRQRLVQWPRVALTVGGVLVAATATTFVVRTGDAASTIADSSTTPTRTVVAIPGPRTSTPAPAPVTVTVPGLPVETPVMVTPPSPAAAPMAQAMVDPAEIVYTVAGNQRPDDPVTITYADEVGALRTVENVSLPWRLTVVPTVPVNYVTASSNGSQLNCWITDARGATVAAATDNTISATCNR
- a CDS encoding DUF3107 domain-containing protein, with product MEVKIGVTDSPRELVFASSQTPAEVEELVTSAFAKDGPDVLSLSDDKGRRFLVQTAKISYVEIGVADVRRVGFGIGAGGAAGA
- a CDS encoding TetR/AcrR family transcriptional regulator; its protein translation is MSELADTAERKSARTASGDRPAASAPRRGSRLPRDERRGQLLIAASEVFVDRGYHAAGMDEIADRAGVSKPVLYQHFSSKLELYLAVLNRHVENLVSGVRQALRTTTDNRQRLRAAVQAFFDFIEHDGQGYRLIFENDYVTEPQVASQVKVATEACTDAVFDLISRDSGLDPHRARMIAVGLVAISVDCARYWLDADRPVSKETAVDGTVQFAWGGLSHVPLTRS
- a CDS encoding DUF3152 domain-containing protein; protein product: MTYDPGHRGGGRVPVLRDEWREPLRALRDPLAGESGRARSNRDQHRQWRKQSWLGRFISAYGWRAYALPVLVVVTGVVLYQTITGTAAPAVHTTAQGPVQGPPTIGSSGTAIIGAPPRGLTEFDANLPTGILPEGGAFTEAGAKTWHIVPGTTPKVGDGTAKTFTYTVEVEDGVDTASFGGDEGFARMVTETLGNPKSWIHNPQFAFQRVDAPDVKPDFRVSLTSPMTVREGCGYEIPLESSCYNPAYGPDAQPRVFINESRWVRGAVPFQGDIGSYRQYLINHEVGHAIGYQHHEPCSDSGGLAPVMMQQTFSTSDDDASRFDPEYVKADGKTCRFNPWPYPIA
- the moeZ gene encoding adenylyltransferase/sulfurtransferase MoeZ; the protein is MSSLPPLVEPAAELTRDEVARYSRHLIIPDLGVDGQKRLKNAKVLVIGAGGLGSPTLLYLAAAGVGTIGIVEFDVVDESNLQRQIIHGQSDIGRSKAESARESILEVNPLVTVRLHEQRLAPDNAVQLFEQYDLILDGTDNFATRYLVNDASVLAHKPYVWGSIYRFEGQVSVFWEDAPSDEAGNERGLNYRDLYPEPPPPGLVPSCAEGGVLGILCASIASIMGTEAIKLITGIGETLLGRLMMYDALAMTYRTIAIRKDPETPKITELIDYESFCGVVSDAAVDAAQGSAVTPLELRELLDSGKNLALIDVREPVEWEINHITGAELIPKSAIESGEGLSRLPHDRTPVLYCKTGVRSAEVLAVVKKAGFADAMHLQGGIVAWAKQIDPDMVLY